One window of Caldisericia bacterium genomic DNA carries:
- a CDS encoding ABC transporter permease gives IILCGLAIAIPFQAQQFNIGAEGALFISAAVATGFGVSTNFPKLIHIPLMLLVAGGVGAFWGFIPGILKAKWKASELVITLMMNYVALYLSLYIINFHFRDKKAGYLVSYQLPKTAWFDQFVKNTRIHYGVLLTIVFIILVYILLYKTKLGYEIRMTGFNINFAKYGGINTFKIILLTQVIGGLIAGIAGISEVMGIHRRFNWQATPGYGWDGVVVAIIGRNHPILIAFASIFIAYLRVSGQVLNLLTDIPAEIVTVLESIIILLITAEAFLTQWKYRITVREAEKREVKIESAS, from the coding sequence ATTATTTTATGTGGACTTGCAATTGCAATTCCATTTCAAGCACAACAATTTAATATTGGAGCAGAAGGAGCTCTTTTTATATCAGCAGCTGTTGCTACTGGTTTTGGAGTTTCAACAAATTTTCCTAAATTAATACATATTCCTTTAATGCTTCTTGTCGCAGGTGGAGTAGGAGCATTTTGGGGATTTATTCCAGGAATTTTAAAGGCAAAATGGAAAGCAAGTGAACTTGTTATAACTCTGATGATGAATTATGTAGCACTTTATCTTAGTTTATATATTATAAATTTTCATTTTAGAGATAAAAAAGCGGGGTATCTTGTATCATATCAACTTCCAAAAACTGCTTGGTTTGATCAATTTGTAAAAAATACAAGAATACATTATGGAGTTTTGTTAACAATTGTTTTTATAATTTTAGTTTACATTTTACTTTACAAAACAAAACTTGGTTATGAAATAAGAATGACAGGTTTTAATATAAACTTTGCAAAATATGGAGGAATTAATACTTTTAAAATTATTTTATTAACTCAAGTAATAGGTGGCTTAATTGCAGGAATTGCAGGGATAAGTGAGGTTATGGGAATTCATAGAAGATTTAATTGGCAAGCAACACCAGGTTATGGGTGGGATGGAGTTGTTGTTGCAATAATTGGTAGAAATCATCCAATTTTAATAGCATTTGCATCAATTTTTATAGCATATTTAAGAGTAAGTGGTCAGGTTTTAAATTTACTTACTGATATTCCAGCAGAAATTGTAACAGTTCTTGAATCCATAATAATTCTTTTAATTACTGCTGAAGCATTTCTTACACAATGGAAATATAGAATTACAGTGAGAGAAGCAGAAAAAAGGGAGGTTAAAATTGAATCCGCTTCTTAA
- a CDS encoding ABC transporter permease, translated as MNPLLKSILSTSFGFAILRVMTPILYAAIGVAITALSGAINISMEGTMLLAAFFGVIVSAFTQNLLFALIAGVAAGIGLACILAYFHLKLKADIILAAIALNMFSSGFSIFLLYVFAKDKGTSSSLKSLVFPSLHIPILKDIPILGEIFSGHNILTYLALISVIIFYIIIFKTPLGLRIRAVGQNPDAASSVGVNVNKIRFYALVLSGIFGALGGLYLAMGYVSWFARDMTAGRGFIAIAASNLGTHMPVGVFLASLLFGILNTIAIYLASLQIPSEFIQMIPYIATVITLTIYSIQASRKRRKL; from the coding sequence TTGAATCCGCTTCTTAAAAGTATTTTAAGCACATCTTTTGGTTTTGCAATCTTAAGGGTCATGACTCCAATTTTATATGCTGCAATTGGAGTCGCTATAACAGCCCTATCAGGTGCAATAAATATCTCTATGGAAGGAACAATGCTTTTAGCAGCTTTCTTTGGTGTTATAGTTAGTGCTTTTACACAAAATCTACTTTTTGCTTTGATTGCAGGAGTAGCAGCAGGAATAGGACTTGCTTGTATTCTTGCATATTTTCATCTTAAACTCAAAGCAGATATAATTCTAGCAGCAATTGCTTTAAATATGTTTTCATCAGGATTTTCAATCTTTCTTCTTTATGTTTTTGCAAAAGATAAAGGAACATCAAGTTCTCTAAAAAGTTTAGTTTTTCCATCACTTCATATTCCAATTCTTAAAGATATACCAATATTAGGTGAGATTTTTAGTGGCCATAATATTCTTACTTATTTAGCATTAATATCTGTAATTATTTTTTATATAATAATCTTTAAAACTCCACTAGGATTAAGAATTAGAGCAGTAGGTCAAAATCCAGACGCAGCAAGTTCTGTTGGTGTTAATGTTAATAAAATTAGATTTTATGCATTAGTTCTTTCAGGGATTTTTGGTGCTCTTGGTGGTCTATATTTAGCGATGGGTTATGTTAGTTGGTTTGCAAGAGATATGACAGCAGGAAGAGGATTTATTGCTATTGCTGCTTCTAATTTAGGAACTCATATGCCTGTTGGTGTTTTTCTTGCTTCTCTTCTTTTTGGTATTTTAAATACCATTGCTATTTATCTTGCATCGCTTCAAATTCCTTCAGAATTTATTCAAATGATACCTTATATTGCAACAGTTATTACTCTAACAATATATTCAATTCAAGCATCAAGAAAAAGAAGAAAATTATAA
- a CDS encoding nucleoside hydrolase: MKKIILDCDPGHDDMIAIMLASTRNEIELLGITTVAGNQTGDKTFENALKTLTLINRKDIKVARGFDKPILRDLVTAPKIHGISGLDGANLPIPQVEPLKIHAVDFIINTILNSNEKIYLVPTGPLTNIAISLIKEPKIKEKIEKIVLMGGAIFDSNITPSAEFNIYVDPEAAKIVFNSGIPLVMVGLDVTNKALLTFEDIDKIEKMNGKVSRVVGPLLKFFANANKEFFGFNGAPIHDALTVAYLVDESVLTLKDYYVDIETQGELTRGRTVVDTYGVLKKKPNVSVAVNLDINKFKKMIFEMIEKLDIS; this comes from the coding sequence ATGAAAAAAATAATTCTTGATTGTGATCCTGGACATGATGATATGATTGCTATTATGCTTGCTTCAACAAGAAATGAAATAGAACTTCTTGGTATTACAACAGTTGCAGGAAATCAAACTGGAGATAAAACATTTGAGAATGCATTAAAAACATTGACATTAATAAATAGAAAAGATATAAAAGTTGCAAGAGGTTTTGATAAACCAATATTAAGAGATTTAGTAACTGCTCCAAAAATTCATGGAATATCAGGTTTGGATGGAGCCAATCTTCCTATACCTCAGGTTGAACCACTTAAAATTCATGCAGTCGATTTTATAATTAACACAATTTTAAACTCAAATGAAAAAATTTATCTTGTTCCAACAGGGCCACTCACAAATATAGCAATTTCTCTTATAAAAGAACCAAAAATAAAAGAAAAAATAGAAAAAATTGTTCTAATGGGTGGAGCAATTTTTGATTCAAATATTACTCCTTCTGCGGAATTTAATATTTATGTTGACCCTGAAGCAGCAAAAATTGTTTTTAATTCAGGTATTCCACTAGTAATGGTTGGTCTTGATGTTACAAATAAAGCTCTTTTAACTTTTGAAGATATTGATAAAATTGAAAAAATGAATGGAAAAGTTTCAAGGGTTGTTGGTCCACTTTTAAAATTTTTTGCTAACGCAAATAAGGAATTTTTCGGATTTAATGGAGCACCAATTCATGATGCTTTAACAGTAGCATATCTTGTTGATGAATCTGTATTAACCTTAAAAGATTATTATGTAGATATAGAAACACAAGGAGAATTAACAAGGGGAAGAACGGTTGTTGATACTTATGGTGTTTTGAAGAAAAAACCAAATGTTTCAGTTGCGGTTAATTTAGACATAAATAAATTTAAAAAAATGATTTTTGAAATGATTGAAAAGTTAGATATAAGTTAA
- a CDS encoding amidohydrolase, with amino-acid sequence MLIKNTTIINFSDLKIEKNKDILIEGNIIKKIGENLEGGQEVINGENFYTMPGLINCHSHVAMTLIRGSAEDVNSTDWFNKYIWIYEKNLKPHFVYFGTLLGAAEMLLSGVTTVFDHYFYMDEAYKAYDESGMRADLAWALFGIGEGEEENFKKAMDFIEKYNGLSDRLTLSLGPHSPYVCPEDFLKKFSILSQTYKLKIHIHASEMEWQVEKSLKEKGRTPIEYLYNLDLIKENTLIAHAYRAKDEDLKIIKNEGAFIAHAAKTFMKFGDLSDILVRILKEGVRCGFATDGVVSNNTLSIFESGRFAALNAKISKNNAEIAKIEELIPLFSSGGSLLSHINLGEIKEGYVADLILVNKNSPSLNPFINIFANLLYSISERDIDTVIVNGKVVVKNGKILTIDIPYIMKEINKIKDVMLIRSEIPMQKFGV; translated from the coding sequence GTGCTAATAAAAAATACAACAATTATAAATTTTTCAGATCTTAAAATTGAAAAAAATAAGGATATTTTGATAGAAGGGAATATAATTAAAAAAATTGGAGAAAATTTAGAAGGGGGTCAAGAAGTTATTAATGGAGAAAATTTTTATACAATGCCAGGGTTAATAAATTGCCACTCCCATGTTGCGATGACATTAATAAGAGGTTCAGCAGAAGATGTTAATTCAACTGATTGGTTTAATAAGTATATTTGGATTTATGAAAAAAATTTGAAACCCCATTTTGTTTATTTTGGAACTCTACTTGGAGCAGCTGAGATGCTCCTTTCCGGTGTAACAACTGTTTTTGATCACTATTTTTATATGGATGAGGCATATAAAGCTTACGATGAATCAGGCATGAGAGCAGATCTTGCTTGGGCTCTTTTTGGGATAGGAGAAGGTGAAGAAGAAAATTTTAAAAAAGCAATGGATTTTATAGAAAAATATAATGGTCTTTCTGATAGATTAACACTCTCTTTAGGTCCACATTCTCCATATGTTTGTCCAGAAGATTTTTTGAAAAAATTTTCTATTTTATCACAAACTTATAAATTAAAAATTCATATTCATGCATCAGAAATGGAGTGGCAGGTAGAAAAAAGTTTAAAAGAGAAAGGCAGAACTCCAATCGAATATCTATATAATCTTGATTTAATAAAAGAAAACACTCTAATTGCACATGCATATAGAGCAAAAGATGAGGATTTAAAAATAATAAAAAATGAAGGTGCTTTTATTGCTCATGCAGCAAAAACATTTATGAAATTTGGAGATCTTTCAGATATTTTGGTAAGAATTTTAAAAGAAGGAGTAAGATGTGGTTTTGCAACAGATGGAGTTGTTTCTAATAATACACTATCAATTTTTGAATCAGGAAGATTTGCAGCACTTAATGCAAAAATTTCAAAGAATAATGCTGAAATAGCAAAAATTGAAGAACTTATTCCACTATTTTCTTCAGGTGGATCACTTCTATCACATATAAATTTAGGTGAAATAAAAGAGGGATATGTTGCTGATTTAATTCTTGTAAATAAAAATTCTCCATCATTAAATCCGTTTATAAATATTTTCGCAAATTTACTCTATTCAATCTCTGAAAGAGATATAGATACTGTAATTGTTAATGGAAAAGTTGTTGTAAAAAATGGAAAAATTCTTACAATTGATATTCCTTATATTATGAAAGAAATAAATAAAATTAAAGATGTTATGCTTATAAGAAGTGAAATACCAATGCAAAAATTTGGAGTATAA
- a CDS encoding nucleoside phosphorylase — protein MSEAHIKCEKEDISEKIILVGNPDRAKRINNEFLKNSKLVNDYRALYVYTGFYKDVRITVATTGMGSPSAAIVLEELIKLGGKIFIRVGSAGGLNPEIKTGDIVVATASIRDDGTSLKYLPLEFPAVPDFDLTKLLIKKAKENFERTFYGIILSSDGFYENYDEYTMKKFVESQVQAVEMESGIVFIVSQRRKVKAGAIFVIDGNITLGKMKEKGKDKEFMQGEYFASKIALETISEYKI, from the coding sequence ATGAGTGAAGCCCATATCAAATGCGAAAAAGAGGATATTTCAGAAAAAATAATATTAGTTGGAAATCCAGATAGAGCGAAAAGAATTAATAACGAATTTTTAAAAAATAGTAAACTTGTAAATGATTATAGAGCTCTATATGTGTATACTGGATTTTATAAAGATGTAAGAATTACTGTTGCAACAACAGGAATGGGCTCACCCTCTGCTGCAATTGTTCTTGAAGAATTAATAAAATTGGGTGGAAAAATTTTTATAAGAGTTGGTAGTGCAGGTGGGTTAAATCCTGAAATTAAAACTGGTGATATTGTTGTTGCAACTGCTTCTATAAGAGATGATGGAACATCCTTAAAATATTTGCCATTGGAATTTCCAGCAGTTCCTGATTTTGATTTAACAAAACTTTTAATTAAAAAGGCTAAAGAAAATTTTGAAAGAACCTTTTATGGTATAATTTTATCTTCTGATGGGTTTTATGAAAATTATGATGAATATACAATGAAAAAATTTGTTGAATCTCAAGTTCAAGCAGTAGAAATGGAAAGTGGAATTGTTTTTATTGTTTCACAAAGAAGAAAAGTTAAAGCAGGTGCGATTTTTGTTATTGATGGAAATATAACATTAGGAAAAATGAAAGAAAAGGGGAAAGATAAAGAATTTATGCAAGGTGAATATTTTGCTTCAAAAATCGCACTTGAAACTATTTCAGAATATAAAATATAA
- the pepT gene encoding peptidase T codes for MKKVLERFLNYVKFDTQSKEGSETYPSTQTQKIFAEYLKNELISIGMEDVEVDKYSYVFATLPSNIEKDIPPLGFMAHMDTAPNMSGKNVNPKVIENYDGKEIVLNEKENIILSPSYYPEILKYVGDDLVVTDGTTLLGADDKGGIAEIITAMEYLLNHPEIKHGKIRVCFTPDEEIGKGVEFLEPEKFGVKFAYTVDGGEVGELQFENFNAAKALVEINGVDIHPKEAKGKMKNSMLIANELINMLPPQERPEHTEGYEGFFHLISFEGKVEKTNLYFIIRDFFKDSFQKRKELMKKISEILNFKYGSGTVNLILEDTYYNMKEIVEPHMELIEIAKKSMEEIGINPKIIPIRGGTDGARLSYKGIPTPNIGVGGFNYHGRYEYIPVSSLEKVTQIIINIVKNYTEFYYKSPG; via the coding sequence ATGAAAAAAGTTTTGGAGAGGTTTTTAAATTATGTTAAGTTTGATACTCAATCAAAAGAAGGAAGTGAAACTTATCCCTCAACTCAAACTCAAAAAATTTTTGCTGAATATCTTAAAAATGAACTGATTTCGATAGGAATGGAAGATGTTGAGGTTGATAAATATTCCTATGTTTTCGCAACACTTCCCTCTAACATAGAAAAAGATATTCCACCTCTTGGTTTTATGGCACATATGGATACAGCACCAAATATGAGTGGAAAAAATGTTAATCCAAAGGTAATTGAAAATTATGATGGTAAAGAAATTGTTTTAAATGAAAAAGAAAATATTATTCTTTCACCTTCTTATTATCCTGAAATATTGAAATATGTTGGAGATGATCTCGTTGTTACTGATGGAACAACTCTTCTTGGAGCAGATGATAAAGGAGGAATTGCAGAGATAATAACTGCAATGGAATATCTTTTAAATCATCCTGAAATAAAACATGGAAAAATTAGAGTTTGTTTTACTCCAGATGAAGAGATTGGAAAAGGAGTTGAATTTCTTGAACCAGAAAAATTTGGGGTTAAATTTGCTTATACAGTTGATGGTGGAGAAGTTGGTGAACTTCAATTTGAAAATTTTAATGCTGCAAAGGCGCTTGTTGAAATTAATGGAGTTGATATACACCCTAAAGAAGCTAAAGGCAAAATGAAAAATTCAATGCTAATTGCAAATGAACTTATAAATATGTTGCCTCCACAAGAAAGACCAGAACACACAGAAGGATATGAGGGTTTCTTCCATCTTATTTCATTTGAAGGAAAAGTTGAAAAAACAAATCTTTATTTTATTATTAGAGATTTTTTTAAAGATAGTTTTCAAAAAAGAAAAGAATTAATGAAAAAAATTTCAGAAATTTTAAATTTTAAATATGGGAGTGGAACAGTAAATTTAATATTAGAAGATACATATTATAATATGAAAGAAATTGTTGAACCACATATGGAATTAATTGAAATTGCAAAAAAATCTATGGAAGAAATTGGTATAAATCCAAAAATAATTCCAATAAGAGGTGGTACAGATGGTGCTAGATTATCTTATAAAGGAATACCAACTCCAAACATTGGAGTAGGTGGTTTTAATTATCATGGAAGATATGAATATATACCTGTATCATCTCTTGAAAAAGTAACTCAAATTATAATAAATATTGTAAAAAATTACACTGAATTTTATTATAAGTCACCTGGGTAA
- a CDS encoding stalk domain-containing protein: MSYKIKIILFISLLIIYFLNLDFLLSNSKILRNSEFDNKIMFPLNKNYMFSSIKDIKFKNDEIYFATWGEGVYKSILNEEDLVPINNGLFTHFINKIIFDQEDPNKIFLATDIGIYKSINNGKNWFFLSELPDVVNTFIFDLKNKDKIFAGCNKYGLYLSTNEGKDWIYIDIDKNLSKDNENIYFIEQDSKNENNLYIATSNGIYKSEDGGLTWKIFGFNNECSTVIKIIYDDSIRKLYVGTVHGLFVSYDDGKNWSPIFRSLKSGVSCLNILNKKNIFFGTNIGEIYKYDEEAKLLEKLNLDSEYINCIEFNNNIMYIGLNENYAISKNFGKTFLKFEEPKQILYTKKINNTEFSCTSFGLYKKINNKVWVKIGFDNFIVNYIKEDPNNYNIFYVATNNGLYKTDDFGESFHEVNIDINTKLDIEKIEIAKLKDQDLTYIFLSSFSGFYKSIYSENLNFKKTFNGIVICFEINLKNPSIIYLGGRGLFKSTDAGDTWENIGLTYYYIYSIGIDPNNNKKLFVGTSNYGLFKTDNDGITWERAFIFDSEYYTFKNIFIHPNNNNIIYTFGILNIPLVNKQRGFCFYTNDCFINWYELELPLTIENINSYFFESPDVLILSTEIGNFYLNISNNSGYFNSVNTSLYISNTLEFDNKLYYIGRDGKIGYFDNIRRSFLYNYPLDLEIYCIHLNPLNENTIYLGTNFGLFNFDLKNLKYIETNETTNFRSSINSIFIDKNDSFRIFLSTNEGIFMSDINKYKWINIGLNELKINSFSCINFEDKKLYFAATNNGLYITKDLKVWEKLFDIHNYVDTKAIGSNIYILNFINNKIYIGTDNGVYESEDIGKNWRFLGLENSKVFKIYQYNNGILTSGDSGINYYDFINKIWIPLSNGLTNYFLNDLYIDNKNNVYVGTDGNGIFKLIKIYTEKPSIIFNYEFMEKFVKIKWNILDFEISYIRKYELYRGNTLEEMKLIKVFNNNSFEYLDNEISSNNVYYYQLKIVGFYFTEISEILIIQIPIQDSNPPYIEIIFPNDNYYTNNYQINIIGKVYDHETNVKDIYINDNKINFNITGLFNFNLNLNEGINKIFIKAYDTFNNFAIKEINVILDLEKPELILNIPDRVYNDTLIINGKIKDNYKFIKYLKLNDNILNLTENFEFYQIIYLKEGINYLNFKYEDIAGNLGEKSFKVLYLKIIKFELTINSDIMYVNDTPKKIDTPPRIIEGRTYLPIRYILEPLGAKLIWEQNERKVKILFNDIIIELWIDKNLAKVNNNIKLIDPENPKVTPLIINGRTMLPIRFVAENLGCKVNWDSINKKISIIYPGDL, from the coding sequence ATGTCATACAAAATTAAAATAATTTTATTTATCAGTTTACTGATAATTTATTTTCTTAATCTCGATTTTTTATTATCAAATTCAAAAATTCTTAGAAATTCTGAATTTGATAATAAAATTATGTTTCCACTTAATAAAAATTATATGTTTTCATCAATTAAAGATATAAAATTTAAAAATGATGAAATATATTTTGCTACCTGGGGAGAAGGTGTATATAAATCTATATTAAATGAGGAAGATCTTGTACCTATTAATAATGGTTTATTTACTCATTTTATTAATAAGATTATATTTGATCAAGAAGATCCAAATAAAATATTTTTAGCTACTGATATTGGTATTTATAAATCAATTAATAATGGTAAAAATTGGTTTTTTCTTTCAGAGTTGCCTGATGTTGTAAATACATTTATTTTTGATTTAAAAAATAAAGATAAAATATTTGCTGGATGTAATAAATATGGATTATACTTATCTACAAATGAAGGAAAAGATTGGATTTATATTGATATTGATAAAAATTTATCAAAAGATAATGAAAATATTTATTTTATAGAACAAGATTCTAAAAATGAAAATAACCTCTACATAGCTACAAGTAATGGAATATATAAATCAGAGGATGGAGGTTTAACTTGGAAAATATTTGGATTTAATAATGAATGCTCAACAGTTATTAAAATTATATATGATGATAGCATTAGAAAATTATATGTTGGAACAGTTCATGGTTTATTTGTATCTTATGATGATGGTAAAAATTGGAGTCCTATATTCAGAAGTCTAAAATCTGGCGTGTCATGTCTAAATATACTTAATAAAAAAAATATATTTTTTGGAACAAATATTGGTGAAATTTACAAATATGACGAAGAAGCTAAACTTTTAGAAAAGTTAAATTTAGATAGTGAATATATTAATTGTATTGAATTTAATAATAATATTATGTACATAGGGCTTAATGAAAATTATGCAATAAGTAAAAATTTTGGAAAAACATTTTTAAAATTTGAAGAGCCAAAACAAATTTTATATACAAAAAAAATTAATAATACAGAATTTTCATGCACTTCTTTTGGATTATACAAAAAAATAAATAATAAAGTATGGGTTAAAATAGGATTTGATAACTTCATTGTAAATTATATAAAAGAAGATCCTAACAATTATAATATTTTCTATGTTGCAACAAACAATGGATTATATAAAACTGACGATTTTGGAGAAAGTTTTCATGAGGTTAATATTGATATAAACACAAAATTAGATATTGAAAAAATTGAGATAGCTAAATTAAAAGATCAAGATTTAACATATATTTTTTTATCTTCATTTTCAGGTTTTTATAAATCAATATATTCAGAAAATTTAAATTTTAAAAAAACATTTAATGGAATTGTTATATGTTTTGAAATAAATCTTAAAAACCCATCAATTATATATCTTGGAGGAAGAGGTTTATTTAAATCAACAGATGCTGGTGATACATGGGAAAATATTGGTTTAACTTATTATTATATTTATTCGATAGGCATTGATCCAAACAATAATAAAAAATTATTTGTTGGAACATCAAATTATGGTTTATTTAAAACTGATAACGATGGAATAACTTGGGAAAGAGCATTTATTTTTGATTCTGAATACTATACGTTTAAAAATATATTTATTCATCCAAATAATAACAATATAATTTATACATTTGGAATTTTAAATATACCTCTTGTAAACAAACAGAGAGGTTTTTGCTTCTATACAAATGATTGTTTTATTAATTGGTATGAACTTGAATTACCTTTAACAATAGAGAATATAAACTCATATTTTTTTGAGTCACCTGATGTTTTGATTTTATCAACTGAAATTGGCAATTTTTATTTAAATATTTCTAATAATTCTGGATATTTTAATAGTGTAAATACTTCTTTATACATTTCAAATACTTTAGAGTTTGACAATAAATTATATTATATCGGTAGAGATGGGAAAATAGGATATTTTGATAATATAAGAAGATCATTTTTGTATAATTATCCTTTAGATTTAGAAATATATTGTATTCATTTAAACCCATTAAATGAAAATACTATTTATTTAGGAACTAATTTTGGATTATTTAATTTTGATTTAAAGAATTTGAAATATATAGAAACAAATGAAACAACAAATTTTAGATCAAGTATTAATTCTATTTTTATAGACAAAAATGATTCTTTTAGAATTTTTTTATCAACTAATGAAGGGATTTTTATGTCAGATATTAACAAATATAAATGGATAAATATTGGCTTAAATGAATTAAAAATTAATTCTTTTAGTTGTATTAATTTTGAAGATAAAAAGTTATATTTTGCTGCTACTAATAACGGATTATATATAACTAAAGATCTTAAAGTATGGGAAAAATTATTTGATATTCATAATTATGTAGATACAAAAGCAATAGGTTCTAATATATATATTCTAAATTTTATAAATAATAAAATTTATATTGGAACAGACAATGGTGTATATGAATCTGAAGATATTGGTAAAAATTGGAGATTTTTAGGATTAGAGAATAGTAAAGTTTTTAAAATTTATCAATATAATAATGGAATTTTAACATCTGGTGATTCTGGAATTAATTATTATGATTTTATTAATAAAATATGGATTCCTCTATCAAATGGATTAACAAATTATTTTTTGAATGATTTATATATTGATAATAAAAATAATGTGTATGTAGGAACTGATGGAAATGGAATATTTAAATTAATTAAAATTTACACTGAAAAACCTAGTATCATATTTAATTATGAATTTATGGAAAAATTTGTAAAAATTAAATGGAATATTTTAGATTTTGAAATTTCTTATATAAGAAAATATGAGCTTTATAGAGGTAACACATTAGAAGAAATGAAATTAATTAAAGTATTTAATAATAACTCTTTTGAATATTTAGATAATGAAATTTCATCTAATAATGTTTATTACTATCAATTAAAAATTGTAGGATTTTATTTTACTGAAATATCTGAAATTTTAATAATTCAAATTCCTATTCAGGATTCAAATCCTCCTTATATTGAAATTATTTTTCCAAATGATAACTATTACACAAATAATTATCAAATTAATATTATTGGTAAGGTATATGATCATGAGACAAATGTTAAGGATATTTATATTAATGATAATAAAATAAATTTTAATATAACCGGACTTTTCAATTTTAATTTAAATTTAAATGAAGGCATAAATAAAATATTTATAAAAGCATATGATACTTTTAATAATTTTGCAATAAAAGAAATTAATGTGATTCTTGATTTAGAAAAACCTGAACTAATTTTGAATATACCTGATAGGGTTTATAATGATACACTTATTATAAATGGTAAAATAAAAGATAATTATAAATTTATTAAATATCTTAAATTAAATGATAATATTTTAAATTTGACAGAAAATTTTGAATTTTATCAAATTATTTATTTAAAGGAAGGCATAAATTATCTAAATTTTAAATATGAAGATATTGCAGGAAATTTAGGTGAAAAGTCTTTTAAAGTACTTTATTTAAAAATTATTAAATTTGAACTTACTATAAATAGCGATATTATGTATGTTAATGATACACCTAAAAAAATTGATACTCCTCCTAGAATAATAGAAGGCAGAACTTATCTACCTATAAGATATATCTTAGAACCTCTTGGTGCAAAATTGATATGGGAACAGAATGAAAGAAAAGTCAAAATATTATTCAATGATATAATTATAGAATTGTGGATAGATAAAAATTTAGCAAAAGTAAACAATAACATTAAATTAATAGATCCAGAAAATCCCAAAGTTACACCCCTTATAATAAATGGCAGGACTATGCTACCAATTAGATTTGTTGCGGAAAATTTAGGATGCAAGGTAAACTGGGATTCAATTAATAAAAAAATATCGATAATTTACCCAGGTGACTTATAA